From one Marmota flaviventris isolate mMarFla1 chromosome 1, mMarFla1.hap1, whole genome shotgun sequence genomic stretch:
- the LOC114105651 gene encoding transmembrane protein 192: MAAGVRIEDGSLDIIQSIEEDPLLDAQLLPHHSLQAHFRPRFHPLPTVIIANLLLFIHVVFVILAFLTGVLCSYPDPNEDKCPGNYTNPLKVQTVIILGKVILWILHLLLERYIQYHHSKVRNRGYNQIYRATRHLKSLALVTHSTGNTMLLLILCMQHSFPEPSRLYLDLILAILALELLCSLTCLLIYAVKIRKFNRDKPQPDVLEEEKIYAYHSNITSETGLRTISSLEEIVEKQGDIIVYLKRHNALLSKRLLALTCSDLASQPSRT; this comes from the coding sequence ATGGCGGCGGGGGTCAGAATAGAAGACGGTTCCTTGGACATTATCCAGAGTATTGAAGAGGACCCACTTCTGGATGCCCAGCTTCTCCCACATCACTCATTACAAGCTCATTTTAGACCCAGATTCCACCCTCTTCCTACAGTCATCATAGCAAATCTTCTTCTGTTTATCCATGTTGTGTTTGTTATTTTAGCGTTCTTGACAGGTGTGCTTTGTTCTTACCCTGACCCAAACGAGGACAAGTGCCCTGGAAACTACACCAACCCACTGAAAGTCCAGACAGTCATAATCCTAGGAAAAGTCATTTTGTGGATTCTACACTTACTTCTGGAACGCTACATTCAGTATCACCACAGCAAAGTGAGAAACCGTGGCTATAACCAGATCTACCGAGCCACAAGGCATCTGAAGAGCCTCGCCCTGGTGACACACTCCACCGGAAACACGATGCTCCTCCTCATACTGTGCATGCAGCATTCTTTCCCTGAGCCCAGCAGGTTGTACCTTGACCTCATTCTGGCCATCCTGGCCCTGGAACTGCTCTGCTCCCTGACCTGTCTGCTCATTTATGcagtgaaaattagaaaatttaatagaGACAAACCACAGCCTGATGtacttgaagaagaaaaaatctatGCTTACCACAGCAATATTACCTCGGAAACCGGATTAAGGACTATTTCAAGCCTAGAAGAAATTGTTGAAAAGCAAGGAGACATAATAGTGTACTTGAAGCGACACAATGCCCTGTTGAGTAAGCGGCTGTTGGCACTCACTTGCTCAGACCTAGCCTCTCAGCCAAGTAGGACATGA